One Paramisgurnus dabryanus chromosome 10, PD_genome_1.1, whole genome shotgun sequence genomic region harbors:
- the sugt1 gene encoding protein SGT1 homolog, producing the protein MATIRSFPDEDPNKALEELKKTPGEEADRADLLCQRANANIQLQERNRALDGDEKAQQLQPDSAPGCLKTRHDWYQTESQVVVTIMMKNAKKDDVFVNFSEKQLTAVVKLLSEDDYCLNLHLLHPIVPEQSTFRILSTKIEIKMKKTEAIRWEKLEGEGALPNVKHFTPNQYPSSSHYTRNWDKVVVEISEEEKNEKLEGDAALNKLFQQIYSDGSDEVRRAMNKSFMESGGTVLSTNWTDVGKRKVEMNPPEDVEWKKY; encoded by the coding sequence ATGGCAACTATCAGGAGTTTTCCTGACGAGGACCCAAATAAAGCCCTCGAGGAGCTAAAAAAGACTCCGGGAGAGGAAGCTGATCGCGCTGATTTGCTCTGTCAGCGAGCTAATGCGAATATACAACTGCAAGAGCGCAACAGAGCACTCGATGGTGATGAGAAGGCCCAGCAGCTGCAGCCAGATTCGGCACCTGGATGCTTAAAAACACGGCATGACTGGTACCAGACAGAGTCTCAGGTTGTAGTGACCATCATGATGAAAAATGCCAAGAAAGACGACGTGTTTGTGAACTTCAGTGAGAAGCAGCTGACCGCTGTGGTGAAGCTTCtgtcagaagatgattactGCCTAAACCTTCATCTTCTGCATCCGATCGTCCCAGAACAGAGCACCTTTAGGATCCTTTCAACAAAGATCGAGATCAAGATGAAGAAAACCGAGGCTATCCGGTGGGAGAAACTGGAGGGAGAAGGGGCGCTTCCTAATGTCAAGCACTTCACACCTAACCAGTATCCATCATCCTCCCACTACACGCGCAACTGGGATAAAGTTGTGGTCGAGATCAGTGAGGAGGAGAAGAATGAGAAGCTGGAGGGAGATGCTGCACTTAACAAACTCTTTCAGCAGATCTACTCGGATGGTTCGGATGAGGTGAGGCGGGCTATGAACAAGTCCTTTATGGAGTCAGGGGGCACAGTACTCAGCACTAACTGGACAGATGTTGGTAAACGTAAAGTAGAGATGAACCCACCTGAAGATGTCGAGTGGAAGAAATATTAA
- the klhl35 gene encoding kelch-like protein 24, with protein MGFGTNSEVIGSMPNVCMCSGSTYAEQILQMLNQYRRSGTFTDVVLQVDGCEFPCHRVTLCASSSYFRSMFSGHFRESAQAEVKLQGISRRTMEHLLNFMYEGKLSLDEENVQSIYQAADRLDVPALAVACVQFLEKSVNPANCISIMDLADSYSLWPLQERCLNLLYNNSEQVFKHEEFLSSCKARVLELLTCEELQVTEEVRVEAALRWVHHRPADRKQDLKELLEQMRLPLLDPAFFIGTLETDELVLNCRDCRSLLLEARMYHVYGREVSSPRTKPRRSSGWAEMIVVIGGCNRSGFSRLSLMEKLNPLTGQWISSAAVPGYPKSEFSACELQNDIYLSGGQLNSSDVWRFMSGINQWVPVRALSKGRWKHEMVSLCGKLYVVGGYNGRERLSSVECYNPHNNTWRTVCDLLLPVSSAAAVGCAGKLYSIGGAVGDKTNTDKVQCYDPVTDRWVYVTSCPFSNRSLSAVSLNGCIYVTGGLLKEIFCYTPSTDVWSSVAELPIKLEGCRLTVFDGKVYIVGGRDEFSSGVNYIWAFDPMTGKLTEENPLPRCLSYHGCVTITQHL; from the exons ATGGGGTTTGGCACCAACAGTGAGGTGATTGGCAGCATGCCAAATGTCTGTATGTGCTCCGGTTCTACTTACGCGGAGCAAATCCTGCAGATGCTGAACCAGTACAGACGGAGCGGCACGTTCACGGACGTCGTGCTCCAGGTGGATGGCTGCGAGTTCCCCTGCCACCGTGTCACCCTGTGCGCCAGCAGCTCTTACTTCCGTTCAATGTTCAGCGGTCACTTTCGGGAAAGCGCACAGGCTGAGGTGAAACTTCAGGGAATCTCAAGGAGGACCATGGAGCATTTGCTCAACTTTATGTATGAGGGCAAGCTGAGTCTAGACGAGGAGAACGTGCAGAGCATCTACCAGGCGGCAGATAGGCTGGATGTGCCGGCACTGGCCGTGGCCTGCGTGCAGTTCCTGGAGAAATCCGTCAATCCGGCCAACTGCATCAGCATCATGGACTTGGCCGACTCATACTCGCTCTGGCCTCTGCAGGAGCGCTGTCTGAACCTGCTTTACAACAACTCCGAGCAGGTTTTCAAGCACGAGGAGTTCCTCAGCTCGTGCAAAGCCAGAGTCCTGGAGCTGCTGACCTGTGAGGAGTTGCAGGTGACGGAAGAAGTTCGGGTGGAGGCTGCGCTCAGGTGGGTCCATCACCGGCCAGCTGACAGGAAGCAGGATCTCAAAGAGCTGCTGGAGCAGATGCGTCTTCCCCTGCTGGACCCGGCGTTCTTCATCGGCACGCTAGAAACGGACGAGCTGGTTCTGAATTGCCGCGACTGCAGGTCGTTGCTGCTAGAGGCCAGGATGTACCACGTTTATGGGCGAGAAGTGAGCTCACCACGCACCAAACCCAGGAG GAGCTCTGGTTGGGCAGAGATGATCGTGGTCATTGGTGGTTGTAACAGGAGTGGTTTTTCCAGACTTTCTTTAATGGAAAAGTTAAATCCGCTCACAGGACAGTGGATCTCCTCTGCTGCTGTCCCTGGATATCCAAAATCTGAGTTTTCAGCGTGTGAACTGCAGAATGACATTTACCTCTCAG GCGGGCAGCTGAACAGCTCAGATGTTTGGAGGTTTATGTCTGGGATCAATCAGTGGGTTCCTGTCCGGGCTTTGTCCAAGGGCAGATGGAAACATGAGATGGTTTCTCTGTGTGGAAAG TTGTATGTTGTTGGAGGTTATAACGGCCGTGAGCGTTTGTCTAGTGTGGAGTGTTATAATCCTCACAATAACACGTGGAGGACAGTCTGTGATCTGCTGCTGCCCGTGAGCTCGGCTGCTGCGGTCGGCTGCGCTGGAAAACTCTACAGCATCGGAGGAGCAGTCGGTGACAAAACAAACACTGACAAG GTGCAGTGTTATGACCCTGTGACTGACAGGTGGGTGTACGTCACGTCCTGTCCGTTCTCGAATCGCTCGCTCAGTGCCGTCTCGCTCAACGGCTGCATTTATGTGACGGGAGGTTTGCTGAAAGAAATCTTCTGTTATACACCGAGCACAGACGTCTGGAGTTCAGTCGCAGAGCTGCCCATCAAACTG gAGGGTTGCAGGCTCACCGTGTTCGATGGGAAAGTTTATATTGTGGGAGGTCGGGATGAGTTCTCATCTGGTGTTAATTACATTTGGGCGTTTGACCCGATGACTGGCAAACTAACAGAAGAGAATCCACTGCCTCGATGTCTCAGTTATCACGGCTGTGTGACCATAACGCAGCATCTCTAG
- the lrrc32 gene encoding transforming growth factor beta activator LRRC32 — MDVRLWILMLIVKQVAPFRRPAELSPCHVLQKSADCSNLNLQNIPAQLPSTIHTLDLSRNLLQNLTDDALLAYSDVHSLDLHSNRIGFIQPGFFRAMSRLQVLDLSRNSLDLYGALKTHVGRLTSVRSLDLSGNGLSSDMSDFFLQDAPALTNLSLDGNSITKISRDMFNGSRVLENIDLHNNVIIDIEDGAFESLTDLSELDLSINSISCIVDFNLFQLKTLNLSKNSMTNFQTIHSDLEFELMYLDLRENKLLYFPVLPQRNKLMYLDLSRNLLRSVNCSGPLEELESNSHCVSARHQDLPRLLYLDLSYNQLKSLPSSFFSSMEALETLNISNNCMESFSVDGESPLSSLKTLDISFNSLQDLKLEENALAALEALHLQGNFFGALDPGFFSRLPSIHSLHLQQNQLSICPPRWSPADGCVSFSSLPTLRYLYLSENSLASVPQGAFQGSPLLILDLSLNPGVNIGAQAFSGLETSLAHLSLRGNQLQTLDVDFTWFYNLKSLDLSVNRLTSLSLWSGESSVESLNLQNNSLVTLAPDTVSSLQKALKTLYVGSNPLSCCRNAHLLTLLQQDRLSVPDIAAATCWYGEDSENVEIAVSAVRAEHCESLDTKVLLIWVIAVLALGLLVVFTVVFKLCHSRRHRFNRGIKA; from the exons ATGGATGTCCGTCTCTGGATCCTGATGCTCATAGTGAAGCAGGTGGCACCGTTCAGACGTCCAGCAGAACTGTCACCGTGTCATGTG CTCCAGAAAAGCGCAGACTGCAGCAATCTGAACCTTCAAAACATCCCAGCTCAACTTCCCTCCACCATCCACACGCTCGACCTGTCACGTAACCTTCTGCAGAACCTCACCGACGACGCTCTTCTGGCCTACTCCGACGTCCACAGTCTTGATCTGCACTCCAACCGGATTGGGTTCATCCAGCCAGGGTTCTTCCGAGCCATGAGCCGCTTGCAGGTGCTTGATCTGTCCAGAAACTCCTTGGATCTTTACGGCGCTCTGAAGACGCACGTCGGCCGGCTGACGTCCGTACGAAGCCTGGATCTCTCGGGAAACGGCCTCTCCTCCGATATGAGTGACTTCTTTCTTCAAGACGCGCCCGCGCTCACCAATCTGTCTTTAGATGGAAACAGCATCACAAAAATAAGCAGGGACATGTTTAATGGATCTCGGGTGTTAGAAAACATCGACTTGCATAATAATGTTATCATAGACATCGAGGACGGTGCCTTTGAGTCATTGACCGATCTCTCTGAACTCGATTTATCCATTAACTCGATTTCTTGTATCGTGGACTTTAACCTCTTCCAGCTTAAAACTTTAAACCTGAGCAAAAACAGCATGACCAACTTCCAGACCATTCATTCAGACCTGGAGTTTGAGCTGATGTATCTGGATCTGAGGGAAAATAAACTCCTCTATTTCCCCGTCCTGCCCCAGAGGAACAAACTCATGTACCTGGACCTTTCCAGAAATCTCTTGAGAAGCGTGAACTGTTCCGGTCCCTTAGAAGAGCTGGAGAGCAATTCCCACTGCGTCAGTGCAAGGCATCAGGATCTTCCCAGGTTGCTCTATTTAGACTTGAGTTACAATCAGCTTAAATCGCTTCCTTCTTCCTTCTTCAGCAGTATGGAAGCTCTGGAGACCCTGAACATCAGCAACAACTGTATGGAGAGCTTCAGCGTGGATGGAGAAAGCCCTCTGAGCTCCCTCAAAACCCTGGACATCAGCTTCAACAGTCTGCAAGATCTGAAGCTGGAGGAGAACGCGTTGGCTGCACTGGAGGCTCTGCACCTGCAGGGGAATTTTTTCGGGGCGTTAGACCCTGGGTTTTTTTCCAGGCTGCCCAGCATCCACAGCCTCCACCTTCAACAAAACCAGCTCAGCATCTGCCCACCTCGGTGGAGTCCGGCCGACGGCTGCGTCTCGTTCTCTTCGCTCCCCACTTTACGCTATCTGTACCTCTCGGAGAACTCTCTCGCGTCGGTCCCGCAGGGCGCGTTTCAGGGCAGCCCGCTTCTCATCTTGGATTTGTCTCTGAACCCTGGTGTGAATATCGGCGCTCAGGCTTTCTCAGGTCTGGAGACGTCTCTCGCCCATCTTTCTCTGAGAGGAAATCAGCTCCAAACGCTAGATGTGGACTTCACCTGGTTCTACAATCTGAAATCTTTGGATCTGTCAGTGAACCGGCTCACGTCTCTGTCTCTGTGGAGCGGAGAGTCTTCTGTCGAGTCCCTGAACTTGCAGAATAACAGTTTGGTAACGCTGGCGCCCGACACGGTGTCTTCTCTGCAGAAAGCTCTCAAAACTCTGTACGTGGGTTCGAACCCCCTGAGCTGCTGCAGAAATGCACATCTCCTCACTTTACTGCAGCAGGACCGACTGTCCGTGCCCGACATCGCCGCCGCCACCTGCTGGTACGGCGAGGACTCGGAAAACGTGGAGATCGCCGTGAGTGCTGTGCGGGCGGAGCACTGCGAGTCTTTGGACACTAAAGTGTTATTGATCTGGGTGATCGCTGTGCTAGCGCTAGGACTGCTGGTGGTGTTTACTGTGGTCTTCAAACTCTGTCACTCAAGACGACACCGGTTCAACAGAGGAATCAAAGCTTGA